In a genomic window of Oreochromis aureus strain Israel breed Guangdong linkage group 13, ZZ_aureus, whole genome shotgun sequence:
- the aftphb gene encoding aftiphilin isoform X3 — translation MEPDIIPLHSSSLPLMDDDGDGEVASEEDEFKDFSVGMPCSSLNFADATESPSSFRPPSPTSEPATHQPSCSSKCAGEQAQPTSKVKLESGKAQTDVGQQDSNAEPYLHLTNGFAESEHNSGAHTSSVAGGRSPVEEMGFADFTVFTKQMGHPWCCGFSPMANAEQKDARVRGTNSSFSEQMHESGEDCIMESEPRSHCAHKEKQNLCAEIRDSEKRDAALVQPSQVHHQPQEAAGNLNFPSEEKELDKPWDSQRERRNSFNSPQTSEVQDDGDAEEIFQTCSMYEPMSEDLASFSDDLSFEVASADLEPNVSSLASQDDQTDWDQFDEEDEDLGNCRHSDSFGNGNVTNLNQTESERGVHHCEYPTQENSATSKQSQSGTNLQDRFADFTDSSFEHHRPQEDLQKADAGVQILGNLPLSDSFADFCSAPTQEDEEVSWAEFNDQSAEDGKSWRQFRVPVSSQQTDVDDEEKNKQDRVEGTRRNSSQDSLPCRVQEILQASFPKVVVPAVEDEKELIGLSALLQAEHLSEGGEEVPVTSSAQWIQQEMLRPHQDVHSAVGLQFQWGGSHTNRTLLSCLGVDTRNVVFTGRNKQFVTVPAFASSLGMLEPTKDVVPAACSSERTAVTAQAPPGPRDIPGPSTHSAQEELPSSQLDWSGRGLSSSQDV, via the exons ATGGAACCCGACATCATACCCTTGCACTCCTCCTCCCTGCCTCTgatggatgatgatggtgatggggaGGTGGCATCAGAGGAGGATGAGTTTAAGGACTTTTCTGTCGGGATGCCCTGCTCCTCTCTTAATTTTGCTGATGCAACTGAGTCACCTTCTAGTTTCAGACCTCCTTCTCCAACCTCAGAACCAGCCACTCATCAACCCAGTTGCAGCTCTAAGTGCGCAGGTGAACAAGCCCAGCCTACATCCAAAGTGAAGCTGGAGTCTGGTAAGGCTCAGACGGATGTAGGACAGCAGGATTCTAATGCTGAACCTTATTTGCACCTCACAAATGGATTTGCTGAAAGTGAACATAACTCTGGGGCCCATACTTCTTCTGTAGCGGGTGGTCGGTCTCCTGTGGAGGAAATGGGGTTTGCTGATTTCACTGTGTTTACAAAGCAGATGGGACACCCCTGGTGTTGTGGCTTCTCTCCAATGGCTAACGCAGAGCAGAAGGATGCGAGAGTAAGAGggacaaacagcagctttaGTGAACAAATGCATGAATCAGGAGAGGATTGTATTATGGAATCTGAGCCCAGATCTCACTGTGCacacaaggaaaaacaaaacctcTGCGCTGAGATCagggacagtgagaaaagaGATGCAGCACTTGTGCAACCATCTCAGGTCCATCATCAGCCTCAGGAAGCTGCAGGAAATTTGAATTTTCCATCGGAAGAGAAGGAGCTAGATAAGCCTTGGGATAGTCAGAGGGAAAGGAGGAATAGCTTTAATTCTCCTCAAACCTCTGAGGTACAGGACGATGGAGATGCAGAAGAAATCTTTCAAACATGTAGTATGTATGAGCCTATGTCAGAGGACTTGGCATCCTTCAGTGATGATTTGTCGTTTGAGGTTGCTTCTGCAGATTTGGAACCAAATGTTTCATCCCTTGCTTCTCAAGATGATCAAACAGATTGGGACCAGTTtgatgaagaggatgaagacCTGGGAAACTGCAGACATTCTGACTCTTTTGGAAACGGCAATGTGACGAACCTCAACCAAACTGAGTCAGAGAGGGGCGTTCATCACTGCGAATATCCGACTCAGGAAAATTCTGCTACCTCCAAACAGTCACAATCTGGAACAAATTTGCAAGACAGATTTGCTGACTTTACTGACAGCAGTTTTGAGCATCACAGACCTCAAGAAGATCTTCAAAAAGCTGATGCAGGGGTGCAGATCCTGGGAAATCTCCCACTGAGTGACAGCTTTGCAGATTTCTGCTCAGCGCCCACGCAGGAGGATGAAGAGGTGTCGTGGGCAGAATTCAATGACCAGAGTGCAGAGGATGGAAAAAGTTGGAGACAGTTCAGAGTGCCAGTCAGCAGCCAGCAGACTGATGTAGATGATGAGGAAAAGAATAAGCAGGACAGAGTGGAAGGAACAAGAAGGAACAGCTCTCAG GATTCACTGCCCTGTCGTGTCCAGGAAATCCTTCAGGCCAGTTTCCCGAAGGTAGTGGTTCCAGCTGTGGAAGATGAGAAGGAGCTGATTGGCCTCAGTGCTTTGCTTCAAGCTGAGCATCTCTCTGAGGGTGGGGAGGAGGTACCAGTCACCAGCAGTGCTCAGTG GATTCAGCAGGAGATGTTGAGGCCACATCAGGATGTCCACAGTGCAGTTGGGCTCCAGTTTCAGTGGGGTGGCTCCCATACTAACAGGACTCTGCTCAGTTGCCTTGGTGTGGACACAAGGAACGTT GTGTTCACTGGGAGGAATAAGCAGTTTGTGACTGTGCCTGCTTTTGCATCCAGTCTG GGAATGCTTGAGCCCACCAAAGATGTTGTGCCAGCTGCCTGCTCTTCAGAACGCACAGCTGTTACAGCACAAGCACCTCCAGGGCCCCGGGATATACCGGGCCCCTCAACACATTCAGCGCAG GAGGAGCTCCCTTCCAGCCAGCTGGACTGGAGCGGTCGTGGCCTTAGCAGCTCTCAGGACG TGTAA